A genome region from Streptomyces antimycoticus includes the following:
- the fabI gene encoding enoyl-ACP reductase FabI, giving the protein MSGILAGKRILVTGVITEASIAFHAARLAQEEGAEVILTGFGRVSLVERIAKRLPKPAPVIELDVQNQEQLDGLADKVREHLGEGVDLDGVVHSIAFGPQGAFNFLEGSWEDVGTAVHVSAYSLKALTMACLPVMPRGGSIVGLTFDAQFAWPKYDWMGVAKAALESTSRYLARDLGEKNVRCNLVSAGPIKSMAAKSIPGFEELADVWNHRAPIGWDLTDPEPAGRGVVALLSDWFPRTTGEIVHVDGGVHMMGA; this is encoded by the coding sequence ATGAGTGGAATTCTCGCCGGCAAGCGCATCCTGGTCACGGGCGTCATCACCGAGGCGTCCATCGCCTTCCACGCCGCCAGGCTGGCCCAGGAGGAGGGCGCCGAGGTCATCCTCACCGGCTTCGGCCGGGTCTCCCTCGTCGAGCGGATCGCCAAGCGGCTGCCCAAGCCCGCCCCGGTCATCGAGCTGGACGTGCAGAACCAGGAGCAGCTGGACGGCCTGGCCGACAAGGTGCGCGAGCACCTGGGCGAGGGTGTCGACCTCGACGGCGTGGTGCACTCCATCGCCTTCGGCCCGCAGGGCGCGTTCAACTTCCTCGAGGGCAGCTGGGAGGACGTGGGCACCGCCGTGCACGTCTCGGCCTACTCCCTCAAGGCGCTCACCATGGCGTGCCTGCCGGTGATGCCGCGCGGCGGCTCGATCGTCGGCCTGACCTTCGACGCCCAGTTCGCCTGGCCGAAGTACGACTGGATGGGCGTGGCCAAGGCCGCGCTGGAGTCCACCAGCCGCTACCTCGCCCGCGACCTCGGCGAGAAGAACGTGCGCTGCAACCTGGTCTCCGCCGGGCCGATCAAGTCCATGGCCGCGAAGTCCATCCCCGGCTTCGAGGAGCTCGCGGACGTGTGGAACCACCGGGCCCCGATCGGCTGGGACCTGACCGACCCGGAGCCGGCCGGCCGTGGCGTCGTCGCCCTGCTGTCCGACTGGTTCCCGCGCACCACGGGCGAGATCGTGCATGTCGACGGCGGTGTGCACATGATGGGTGCCTGA
- a CDS encoding FadR/GntR family transcriptional regulator, which translates to MPLTSPRRSALADQVIAQLRAQITSGEWPVGSRIPTEPELVEQLGVARNTVREAVRALAHNGLLDIRQGSGTYVLATSELAGVMHRRFAAADPRHVAELRSALETKAAQLAAERRTEQDLKQLDAQLDRRERAWEAGDPDAFVEADATLHMAVVAASHNDVLAELYADLGAVVRDFLRADVGSGMGPDTYVDHGRLVEAIREGDGEQAAAEASTHPFGCRFRAR; encoded by the coding sequence ATGCCGCTGACCTCGCCCCGGCGCTCCGCCCTCGCCGACCAGGTGATCGCCCAGCTGCGCGCCCAGATCACCTCGGGCGAATGGCCGGTGGGCTCGCGGATCCCCACCGAGCCCGAGCTGGTCGAGCAGCTGGGGGTCGCGCGCAACACCGTGCGGGAGGCCGTACGCGCCCTCGCGCACAACGGGCTGCTGGACATCCGCCAGGGCTCGGGCACCTATGTGCTGGCGACCAGCGAACTGGCCGGAGTGATGCACCGCCGCTTCGCCGCCGCCGACCCGCGCCACGTGGCCGAGCTGCGCAGCGCCCTGGAGACCAAGGCCGCCCAGCTGGCCGCGGAGCGCCGCACCGAGCAGGACCTCAAGCAGCTGGACGCACAGCTGGACCGGCGCGAGCGGGCCTGGGAGGCGGGCGATCCGGACGCGTTCGTCGAGGCGGACGCCACCTTGCACATGGCGGTCGTCGCCGCCTCGCACAACGATGTGCTGGCGGAGCTGTACGCGGATCTGGGCGCGGTCGTACGGGACTTCCTGCGCGCGGACGTGGGCAGCGGGATGGGCCCGGACACGTATGTGGACCACGGACGGCTGGTGGAGGCGATCCGGGAGGGCGACGGGGAACAAGCGGCGGCCGAGGCCAGCACCCACCCGTTCGGCTGCCGCTTCCGCGCGCGCTGA